A stretch of the Flavobacterium sp. 5 genome encodes the following:
- a CDS encoding FtsW/RodA/SpoVE family cell cycle protein, translating to MKDLIDKLKGDKVIWSFVALLALFSFMPVFSASSNLAYLGHGTGNTLGYLVKHFAHICIGFLIIYWVHNIPYHYFRAISKAGLPLVWVLLFITLVKGTVIGGANASRWIQIPFIGLSFQTSTLAAIILFIFVARYLSKTRQEPITFKSSFIELWAPVFITLGFILPGNFSTTALIFSMVIMLVFIGRYPIKYIFSIIGLAVLLLTFFVLIGKAFPQSKFFSRVGTWGSRIESFTQDKPDEDDYQIEKAKIAIASGQIYGLGPGKSVQKNFLPQSSSDFIYAIIVEEYGLVGGLGVLVLYLLLLFRFVIASHKANTLFGKLVVIGLGFPMIFQAMINMAVAVELLPVTGQTLPLISSGGSSIWMTCFGLGIILSVTKKEEEIAQEKLEKEKREEILQKLIDREIAADFEEGNVEKADFKNANDNFDTNDYSITDNSTNPMNAVLK from the coding sequence ATGAAAGATCTAATTGACAAGTTAAAAGGAGATAAAGTTATTTGGTCATTTGTGGCCTTATTGGCTCTGTTTTCTTTTATGCCTGTTTTTAGTGCCAGTAGTAATTTGGCTTATTTAGGTCATGGTACAGGGAATACTTTAGGGTATTTGGTGAAACATTTTGCTCATATTTGTATTGGTTTTTTGATCATTTATTGGGTACATAATATACCGTATCATTATTTTAGAGCCATTTCTAAAGCTGGATTGCCTTTAGTTTGGGTCTTGTTATTTATTACTTTGGTCAAGGGTACCGTAATTGGTGGAGCCAATGCCAGTAGATGGATTCAAATTCCTTTTATTGGATTGTCTTTTCAAACATCTACTTTAGCAGCTATTATTTTATTCATTTTTGTTGCTCGTTATCTGTCTAAAACTAGACAAGAGCCTATTACGTTCAAATCTTCGTTTATTGAGCTTTGGGCTCCAGTTTTTATAACGTTAGGTTTTATTTTGCCTGGAAACTTTTCAACGACAGCATTGATTTTTTCGATGGTAATTATGCTTGTGTTTATTGGTAGGTATCCTATAAAATATATATTTTCAATTATAGGATTAGCAGTGTTATTGTTAACTTTCTTTGTCTTAATTGGTAAAGCTTTTCCTCAATCAAAATTTTTTAGTAGAGTTGGAACATGGGGGAGTCGAATAGAGAGTTTTACACAAGATAAACCAGATGAAGATGATTATCAAATTGAAAAAGCTAAAATTGCGATTGCATCTGGACAGATATATGGTTTAGGTCCCGGTAAGAGTGTTCAGAAAAACTTCTTACCACAATCTTCTTCGGATTTTATTTACGCTATTATTGTTGAAGAATACGGGCTAGTAGGAGGGTTGGGAGTATTGGTTTTGTACTTGCTTTTGCTATTCCGATTTGTAATTGCCTCTCATAAAGCAAATACCCTCTTTGGGAAATTGGTAGTAATTGGTTTAGGATTTCCAATGATTTTTCAGGCTATGATTAATATGGCAGTGGCTGTCGAATTATTACCTGTAACTGGGCAAACTTTACCTTTGATAAGTAGTGGAGGTAGTTCTATTTGGATGACTTGTTTTGGACTCGGAATTATTTTAAGTGTGACCAAAAAAGAAGAGGAGATCGCTCAGGAAAAATTAGAAAAAGAAAAAAGAGAAGAAATACTTCAAAAACTTATAGACCGAGAGATAGCTGCTGACTTTGAAGAGGGTAATGTAGAAAAGGCAGATTTTAAAAATGCAAATGACAATTTTGATACCAACGATTATTCAATAACGGATAATTCAACTAACCCAATGAATGCGGTGTTAAAATAA
- the murD gene encoding UDP-N-acetylmuramoyl-L-alanine--D-glutamate ligase: MRLVILGGGESGVGTAILGKKQGYDVFVSDFGKIKDSYKEVLIINDIAWEEEKHTEELILNADVVMKSPGIPDKSPIVKQLKNKGVSVISEIEFAAPFTNAVTVGITGSNGKTTTTMLTYHVLKAAGLNVGLAGNVGKSFAWQVADNNYDFYVIELSSFQLDGIVSFKPHVAIITNISPDHLDRYDYKYQNYIDSKFRITMNQTEEDFLIYDAGDEAILEWLKNNKIKARLIPFSLTDEYSEGAYLKNNKMEVKINQEEFTMDTEYISLEGKHNLKNAMAATSVANILKIRNATIRESLSNFQGVEHRLEKVLKIQNVQYINDSKATNVNSVFYALESMNTPTVWIVGGVDKGNDYHELMSLVREKVKAIICLGVDNKKIIDAFGNVVDIMVEVNSMSEAVRMAQRLSEKGDTVLLSPACASFDLFESYEDRGRQFKQAVKNL; the protein is encoded by the coding sequence ATGAGGCTAGTGATATTAGGTGGAGGAGAAAGTGGTGTTGGCACTGCTATCCTTGGAAAGAAACAAGGTTATGATGTTTTTGTTTCCGATTTTGGAAAGATAAAAGATAGTTATAAAGAGGTCTTGATTATAAATGACATCGCTTGGGAAGAAGAAAAGCATACTGAAGAATTAATTCTGAATGCTGACGTAGTAATGAAGAGCCCAGGTATTCCAGATAAATCGCCTATCGTAAAGCAGTTAAAAAATAAAGGTGTTTCGGTGATCTCTGAAATTGAATTCGCAGCACCTTTTACAAATGCAGTTACGGTTGGAATAACTGGAAGTAACGGAAAAACGACCACTACAATGTTAACGTATCATGTGTTGAAAGCAGCAGGCTTGAATGTCGGTTTAGCTGGAAATGTTGGTAAAAGTTTTGCTTGGCAGGTTGCAGATAATAATTATGACTTCTATGTTATAGAGTTGAGCAGTTTTCAATTGGATGGAATTGTGAGTTTTAAACCGCATGTTGCCATTATAACAAATATAAGCCCAGATCATTTGGATCGTTACGATTACAAATATCAAAATTATATAGATTCGAAGTTCAGAATTACAATGAATCAAACAGAGGAGGATTTCCTTATTTATGATGCAGGTGATGAAGCCATTTTAGAGTGGTTAAAAAATAATAAAATAAAAGCCAGATTAATTCCTTTTTCGTTAACCGATGAGTACAGCGAGGGAGCTTATTTAAAAAACAACAAAATGGAAGTTAAGATCAATCAAGAAGAGTTTACAATGGACACAGAGTACATTTCATTAGAAGGAAAACATAATTTGAAAAATGCTATGGCAGCAACTTCGGTAGCGAATATTTTGAAAATTAGAAATGCTACTATTCGTGAAAGCTTGTCTAATTTTCAAGGTGTTGAGCATCGTTTAGAAAAAGTACTGAAAATACAAAATGTACAGTATATAAATGACTCTAAAGCTACCAATGTGAATTCTGTTTTTTATGCTCTAGAAAGTATGAACACACCTACTGTTTGGATTGTAGGAGGTGTTGATAAAGGGAATGATTACCATGAACTAATGTCACTTGTTCGTGAAAAAGTAAAGGCTATTATTTGTTTGGGTGTTGATAATAAAAAAATTATTGATGCATTTGGTAATGTAGTTGATATTATGGTTGAAGTGAATAGTATGAGCGAAGCTGTTAGAATGGCACAACGTTTATCTGAAAAAGGAGATACTGTTTTATTGTCACCAGCGTGTGCGAGTTTTGATTTGTTTGAAAGTTATGAAGATAGAGGAAGACAATTCAAACAAGCTGTAAAAAATCTATAA
- the mraY gene encoding phospho-N-acetylmuramoyl-pentapeptide-transferase, with translation MLYYLFQYLDKVMDVPGTGVFQYITFRSSLALLLSLLLSTIYGKRIIGFLSRQQVGETVRELGLAGQNEKAGTPTMGGIIIIFATLVPVMLFAKLHNIYIVLLIVTTLWMGTIGFIDDYIKIFKKDKQGLKGIFKVFGQVGLGLIVGSVLYFSPAVTVRTDTGKSDIFKSTTETVINQASLEEKSTATTIPFFKNNEFDYAEVLAWTGEGYQKWAWLIFIPVVIFIITAVSNGANLTDGIDGLAAGTSAVSVFALAIFTFVSGNIIFSNYLNIMYIPNSGEMTVFIASFLGALIGFLWYNSYPASVFMGDTGSLTIGGIIAVLAIAVRKEMLIPLLCGIFLVENFSVVLQVSYFKYTKKRFGEGRRIFLMSPLHHHYQKKGYHESKIVTRFWVVAIMLAILSIVTLKLR, from the coding sequence ATGCTATACTATTTATTTCAATATTTAGACAAAGTAATGGATGTTCCTGGGACAGGGGTTTTTCAATACATCACTTTTAGATCTTCTTTAGCATTGTTGTTATCATTATTATTGTCAACTATTTATGGAAAGCGTATTATTGGTTTTTTAAGTAGACAACAAGTTGGTGAAACTGTTCGTGAACTTGGATTGGCTGGTCAAAATGAAAAAGCAGGAACACCTACTATGGGTGGTATTATTATCATATTTGCAACTCTGGTTCCTGTAATGCTATTTGCAAAATTACATAACATCTACATTGTTTTATTGATTGTTACGACCTTATGGATGGGGACTATTGGTTTTATAGATGATTACATTAAAATATTCAAGAAAGATAAACAAGGTCTTAAAGGTATTTTTAAAGTTTTTGGTCAGGTTGGTTTAGGATTGATAGTTGGTTCTGTGCTTTATTTTAGCCCAGCAGTTACAGTTAGAACGGATACTGGAAAAAGTGATATTTTTAAATCAACTACTGAAACAGTAATTAATCAAGCTTCACTTGAAGAGAAATCTACAGCTACAACAATTCCTTTTTTCAAAAATAACGAATTTGATTATGCCGAAGTTTTAGCGTGGACAGGGGAAGGATATCAAAAATGGGCTTGGTTGATTTTTATTCCTGTAGTGATTTTTATTATTACAGCAGTCTCAAATGGTGCTAATTTAACTGATGGAATTGATGGTTTGGCAGCAGGAACATCTGCGGTGTCTGTCTTTGCATTAGCGATTTTTACTTTCGTTTCAGGTAATATTATTTTCTCTAATTATTTGAATATAATGTATATACCTAATTCGGGGGAAATGACCGTCTTTATAGCTTCGTTTCTTGGAGCATTGATAGGTTTTCTATGGTATAACTCCTATCCAGCTTCTGTTTTTATGGGTGATACAGGGAGTTTAACTATCGGCGGTATTATTGCTGTACTTGCTATAGCTGTTCGAAAGGAAATGCTTATCCCTTTATTGTGTGGAATCTTTTTGGTCGAAAACTTCTCTGTTGTTTTGCAGGTAAGTTATTTTAAATATACTAAAAAACGTTTTGGAGAAGGCCGAAGGATTTTTCTAATGTCCCCTTTACATCATCACTATCAAAAGAAAGGATATCATGAAAGTAAGATTGTCACGAGATTTTGGGTAGTTGCAATTATGCTAGCCATTTTGTCAATTGTAACCTTGAAATTGAGATAA
- a CDS encoding UDP-N-acetylmuramoyl-L-alanyl-D-glutamate--2,6-diaminopimelate ligase has translation MSILKDILYKVAIESVTGSTDMAINQLHFDSRQIKKNDVFVAIRGTISDGHDFIEKAIELGATVVICDTLPENLINGITYVCVKDTNTALAFMAANFYGDPSQKLKLVGITGTNGKTTIASLLYQLFKKAGFKVGLLSTVKILVDEVEHKATHTTPDSITINYFLNEMIEADVEYCFMEVSSHGIHQKRTEALHFRGGIFTNLSHDHLDYHPTFAEYRDVKKSFFDHLPKDAFALTNSDDKNGSVMLQNTSARKLTYALKTYADYKALILENQLSGLLLKINDNEVWVKLIGTFNAYNLLAIYGTAVELGLDSFEVLRLMSELESVSGRFQYIVSNTNITAIVDYAHTPDALENVLNTINDVRTKNEQLITVVGCGGNRDTAKRPVMANIATELSDKVIITSDNPRNEDPEAIIHEMEKGVQAQNFKKVLSITDRFQAIKTACQLAQPNDIILIAGKGHETYQEIKGVRHDFDDMKNVKEILDQLLK, from the coding sequence ATGAGTATACTAAAGGATATATTATATAAAGTAGCAATAGAATCAGTAACAGGTTCTACAGATATGGCTATAAATCAATTACACTTTGATTCAAGACAAATCAAAAAAAATGATGTTTTTGTAGCGATTCGTGGTACTATTTCAGATGGACATGACTTTATAGAAAAAGCAATTGAGTTGGGGGCTACAGTAGTTATTTGTGATACACTTCCAGAGAATTTGATAAATGGGATTACCTATGTTTGTGTAAAAGACACAAATACAGCTTTGGCTTTTATGGCGGCTAATTTTTATGGAGATCCTTCTCAAAAATTGAAATTAGTTGGTATCACTGGAACAAATGGTAAAACTACTATTGCTTCATTGTTGTATCAATTGTTTAAAAAAGCGGGTTTTAAAGTGGGTTTATTATCTACAGTAAAGATTTTAGTTGACGAAGTAGAACACAAAGCGACCCATACAACACCAGATTCTATTACGATTAATTATTTTCTAAACGAAATGATTGAAGCAGATGTTGAGTATTGTTTCATGGAAGTTAGTTCTCATGGAATTCATCAAAAACGTACTGAAGCATTGCATTTTAGAGGTGGAATATTTACCAATTTATCACACGATCATTTGGATTACCATCCAACGTTTGCCGAATATAGAGATGTTAAGAAATCATTTTTTGATCATTTGCCTAAAGATGCTTTTGCTTTGACTAATTCTGATGACAAGAACGGTTCAGTAATGCTTCAAAATACTTCAGCTCGAAAATTGACATACGCTTTAAAAACGTATGCTGATTATAAAGCTCTAATTCTGGAAAATCAATTATCTGGTTTGTTGTTAAAAATAAATGACAATGAAGTTTGGGTTAAGTTGATTGGAACTTTCAATGCCTATAATCTGTTAGCGATTTATGGAACAGCTGTTGAGTTAGGTTTAGATAGTTTTGAAGTACTTCGATTGATGTCTGAATTAGAAAGTGTTTCTGGACGATTTCAATATATTGTTTCCAATACAAATATTACCGCGATTGTAGATTATGCTCACACGCCAGATGCGCTTGAGAATGTTTTAAATACAATCAATGATGTACGTACTAAAAACGAACAATTAATTACTGTAGTAGGATGCGGAGGTAACAGAGATACTGCCAAACGCCCAGTTATGGCCAACATAGCGACTGAATTGAGTGATAAAGTAATTATAACTTCTGATAATCCCAGAAATGAAGATCCAGAAGCAATTATCCATGAAATGGAAAAAGGAGTTCAGGCTCAAAACTTTAAAAAAGTGTTGTCAATTACCGATCGGTTTCAAGCGATTAAAACAGCTTGTCAATTGGCACAACCAAACGATATTATATTGATTGCTGGAAAAGGACATGAAACTTATCAGGAAATCAAAGGAGTACGTCATGATTTTGATGATATGAAAAATGTAAAAGAAATTTTAGATCAACTTTTAAAATAA
- a CDS encoding penicillin-binding protein has translation MAVEDKYISYRTYLVAFFIFLMAIAIAIKLTNIQWVDGDHYRELAKERTVRNFVIPANKGNIYSADGSLLATSIPNYVIRFDAVAPKTEAFEKNIKLLSDSLGMMLKKSSSTIQNELRKARVNKNRYYLVAQGLSYTQYMKIKGFPLFNLGAYKGGIIIEQKTIREHPIGQIAERTIGYERKLTGYADGKGIEWAYREFLNGKDGKILKQKIAKGQWKPIRDVNEVDPQDGYDVISTIDVYIQDIAHHALLKQLEEYEADHGCVVVMETKTGQVKAISNLGRANDGTYYETTNYAYAESHEPGSTFKLVDLIAILEDKVADTSTVYDSHGGVITYSGRKVRDSHEGGYGKISLARGFELSSNTVMVQAVYNNYKNDPTKFVNHINSFGLNKKLGLAFRGEGVPFIPQPSDKNWSNISLPWMAFGYGVSVTPLQTLTFYNAVANNGVMVKPMLVTEIKAWDKTIKKYNTEILNPKICSDETLRKVQAVLANVVKKGTGSKLYSKDFSMAGKTGTAQMNYAQNGGMDKHYASSFVGYFPVDNPKYSCIVVVHKPNTANNNYYGADVAGPVFKRIAQKIFTDTPSTNVIKKLDRPNPKQDNDYNSYYAKAQKKQNVIPNVKGMAGMDAVALLENLGLKVKAVGTGKVKKQSLQAGQNIVKNSSIQLELL, from the coding sequence ATGGCAGTAGAAGATAAATATATATCCTATAGAACCTATCTGGTTGCCTTTTTCATCTTTTTGATGGCAATAGCTATTGCTATTAAATTGACTAATATTCAATGGGTCGATGGAGATCACTATAGAGAGTTAGCCAAAGAAAGAACGGTTAGGAATTTTGTTATACCGGCTAATAAAGGAAATATCTATTCGGCTGATGGTAGTCTTTTGGCAACTTCAATTCCAAATTATGTGATTCGTTTTGATGCTGTTGCACCAAAAACCGAAGCATTTGAGAAAAATATAAAATTGTTGTCGGACTCATTAGGAATGATGCTGAAAAAGTCTAGTAGTACTATTCAAAATGAATTACGAAAAGCTAGAGTAAACAAAAACAGATATTATTTAGTAGCGCAAGGGTTGAGTTATACTCAATATATGAAAATAAAAGGGTTTCCGTTATTCAATCTAGGGGCTTATAAAGGTGGAATTATCATCGAGCAAAAAACAATTCGTGAACATCCAATAGGGCAAATTGCGGAACGTACCATTGGATACGAAAGAAAATTGACTGGATATGCTGATGGTAAAGGAATTGAGTGGGCTTATCGTGAATTCCTTAACGGTAAAGATGGTAAAATATTAAAGCAAAAAATTGCTAAAGGACAATGGAAACCTATTCGTGATGTAAATGAAGTAGATCCTCAAGATGGTTATGACGTAATTTCAACCATAGATGTTTATATCCAAGATATTGCGCACCATGCTTTATTAAAACAGTTGGAGGAATATGAAGCAGATCATGGTTGTGTTGTAGTTATGGAAACTAAAACGGGTCAGGTTAAAGCAATTTCAAATTTAGGAAGAGCAAATGATGGTACATATTATGAAACTACCAATTATGCATATGCTGAATCTCATGAGCCAGGATCGACTTTTAAATTGGTTGATTTGATTGCAATTTTAGAAGATAAAGTAGCAGATACGAGTACTGTTTATGATAGTCACGGAGGTGTTATCACCTATTCAGGACGTAAAGTGAGAGATTCTCATGAAGGAGGCTATGGTAAAATATCGCTAGCTAGAGGATTTGAGCTTTCTTCTAATACAGTTATGGTTCAAGCAGTATATAATAATTACAAAAATGATCCTACAAAATTTGTAAACCACATTAATTCATTTGGGTTAAATAAAAAATTAGGATTGGCTTTTAGAGGAGAGGGAGTTCCTTTTATACCACAGCCAAGTGATAAAAATTGGTCTAATATTTCACTTCCGTGGATGGCGTTTGGTTATGGAGTATCGGTTACACCATTGCAAACACTAACATTTTATAATGCGGTTGCAAATAATGGTGTTATGGTAAAGCCAATGTTGGTTACCGAAATAAAAGCGTGGGACAAAACCATTAAAAAATATAATACTGAGATTTTGAACCCAAAGATTTGTTCAGATGAAACATTACGTAAAGTTCAGGCAGTTTTAGCAAATGTGGTAAAAAAAGGGACAGGTTCTAAATTGTATTCCAAGGATTTTTCTATGGCTGGTAAAACAGGTACTGCACAAATGAATTATGCACAAAATGGAGGAATGGATAAACATTATGCGTCTTCATTTGTTGGATATTTTCCAGTTGATAATCCTAAGTATTCTTGTATTGTAGTGGTTCATAAACCCAATACGGCAAATAATAATTATTATGGAGCCGATGTTGCCGGGCCAGTTTTTAAAAGAATAGCACAAAAAATATTTACAGATACACCGTCTACTAATGTTATTAAGAAATTGGATCGTCCTAATCCAAAACAAGACAATGATTATAATAGCTATTATGCAAAAGCACAAAAGAAGCAAAATGTAATTCCAAATGTCAAAGGAATGGCTGGAATGGATGCAGTTGCTTTATTAGAAAATTTAGGGTTGAAAGTGAAAGCTGTTGGAACAGGAAAAGTAAAAAAGCAATCCCTTCAGGCGGGTCAGAATATTGTTAAGAATTCATCAATCCAATTGGAATTATTATGA
- a CDS encoding FtsL-like putative cell division protein produces the protein MKGGIYNILKAQFLIDDNAVKNWRFIVFVILLAIIMIANTQRYEQKVFKIVELTNRVKELRSEFVDRRSELMKLKMESTVSAKMEERQIFPSTVPPVKIEVEENEEKNFLEKLWQ, from the coding sequence ATGAAGGGTGGAATTTATAACATATTGAAAGCACAATTTCTAATTGACGATAATGCGGTTAAAAACTGGCGTTTTATTGTTTTTGTGATTTTACTTGCTATAATAATGATTGCAAATACGCAGCGTTACGAACAAAAAGTGTTTAAGATTGTTGAATTAACAAATAGAGTAAAAGAATTACGTTCTGAATTTGTAGATAGACGTTCGGAGTTGATGAAACTTAAAATGGAATCTACAGTTTCGGCTAAAATGGAAGAAAGACAAATTTTTCCATCAACGGTTCCTCCAGTGAAAATTGAAGTTGAAGAAAACGAAGAGAAAAATTTCTTAGAAAAATTATGGCAGTAG
- the rsmH gene encoding 16S rRNA (cytosine(1402)-N(4))-methyltransferase RsmH, which yields MTTTMEYHNPVLLHPTVDGLNIKPDGVYVDVTFGGGGHSKEILIRLGPNGKLFAFDQDEDALANALPDERFTLINENFRFIKRFLRFHGVKEVDGILGDFGVSSHQFDVPERGFSTRFDAELDMRMSQKNDLNAYRVVNEYDDADLKRVFLDYGELKIAPALARTIVEAREHRPIKTTDELKEVLAKFLPERIRNKVLAQIYQAIRIEVNQEMDVLKEFLEQSLEILKPGGRLSVISYHSLEDRLVKRFIKNGMFEGEPERDFYGNFSVPFNTIGKLIVPDNEEIKINNRARSAKLRIAEKK from the coding sequence ATGACGACGACAATGGAATATCATAATCCAGTACTGCTTCATCCTACCGTGGATGGTTTGAATATAAAGCCTGATGGGGTTTATGTGGATGTTACTTTTGGAGGAGGAGGTCATTCAAAAGAAATATTGATAAGACTAGGCCCTAATGGAAAATTGTTTGCTTTTGATCAGGATGAAGATGCTTTGGCAAATGCTTTACCTGACGAAAGATTTACGCTGATTAATGAGAATTTCAGATTTATAAAAAGATTTTTGCGCTTTCATGGTGTGAAAGAAGTTGATGGTATTTTGGGAGATTTTGGAGTTTCATCTCATCAGTTTGATGTGCCTGAAAGAGGTTTTTCAACTCGTTTTGATGCCGAACTGGATATGAGAATGAGTCAAAAAAATGATTTGAATGCCTATCGTGTAGTTAATGAATATGATGATGCGGATTTAAAAAGAGTGTTTTTAGATTATGGTGAATTGAAAATTGCTCCAGCATTAGCAAGAACAATTGTGGAAGCAAGAGAGCATAGACCAATAAAAACTACTGATGAATTGAAAGAAGTTTTAGCTAAATTTTTACCTGAAAGAATACGTAATAAAGTTTTAGCTCAAATTTATCAAGCCATTCGAATTGAGGTCAATCAAGAAATGGATGTTTTAAAAGAATTTTTAGAACAGTCTTTAGAAATTTTAAAACCAGGAGGAAGATTAAGTGTGATTTCATATCATTCATTAGAAGATAGATTGGTAAAAAGATTTATAAAAAACGGAATGTTTGAAGGAGAACCAGAGCGTGACTTTTATGGTAATTTTTCAGTTCCTTTTAATACAATTGGGAAATTAATAGTTCCAGATAATGAGGAGATTAAAATAAATAATAGAGCCAGAAGCGCTAAACTGAGAATTGCAGAGAAAAAGTAA
- a CDS encoding division/cell wall cluster transcriptional repressor MraZ — MDTIIGTYECKVDAKGRVLLPAPLKKQLASSLQNGFVLKRSVFQPCLELYPMEEWDLMMKKINKLNRFVKKNNDFIRRFTAGVKVVEIDALGRLLVPKDLVVFASIFKDVVFSSAVNIVEIWDKDLYEKSIDGADVDFADLAEEVMGNLNDDDNGIS, encoded by the coding sequence TTGGACACAATTATAGGAACATATGAGTGTAAAGTCGATGCAAAAGGACGGGTTTTATTACCTGCTCCCTTAAAAAAGCAATTGGCTTCCTCGCTTCAAAACGGTTTTGTTTTGAAGCGTTCTGTATTTCAGCCCTGTTTGGAATTGTATCCGATGGAAGAATGGGATTTGATGATGAAAAAAATCAACAAACTTAATCGTTTCGTCAAAAAGAACAATGATTTTATTCGTCGTTTTACCGCAGGTGTAAAGGTGGTTGAAATAGATGCTTTAGGTAGATTATTGGTTCCTAAAGATTTAGTGGTTTTTGCCAGTATTTTTAAAGATGTAGTTTTTTCTTCTGCAGTTAATATTGTAGAGATTTGGGATAAGGATTTGTATGAGAAATCAATAGACGGTGCAGATGTTGATTTTGCAGATTTAGCCGAAGAAGTAATGGGAAATTTAAATGACGACGACAATGGAATATCATAA
- a CDS encoding alpha/beta fold hydrolase → MEKYYKKEGKYGYYEAGEGIPIVILHGLMGGLSNFDAVASYFSNKGYKIIIPDLPIYTQNILKTNVKSFAVYVKNFITYKKLDRVILLGNSLGGHIALYHTKMFPEKVSGLVITGSSGLYESAMGDSYPKRGDYEYIKKKAEDVFYDPKIATPELIDEVYATVNDRIKLIKTLTIAKSAIRHNMAKDLPKMHVQTCIIWGKNDKVTPPDVAEEFHKLLPNSTLYWIDKCGHAAMMEQPEEFNTHLEDWLTHTHLAEH, encoded by the coding sequence ATGGAAAAATATTACAAAAAAGAAGGCAAATACGGATATTACGAAGCAGGCGAAGGAATTCCGATTGTCATCTTACATGGTTTAATGGGAGGACTTAGTAATTTTGATGCTGTAGCCAGTTATTTTTCTAATAAAGGATACAAAATTATTATCCCAGATTTACCTATTTACACTCAAAACATATTAAAAACAAACGTAAAAAGTTTTGCAGTCTATGTAAAAAACTTCATTACGTATAAAAAATTAGACAGAGTTATTCTTTTAGGAAATTCACTTGGTGGACATATAGCGTTATATCATACAAAAATGTTTCCCGAAAAAGTATCAGGATTAGTAATCACAGGCAGTTCTGGATTGTACGAAAGTGCCATGGGAGACAGTTATCCAAAAAGAGGCGACTACGAATATATTAAGAAAAAAGCCGAAGATGTATTTTATGATCCTAAAATTGCAACTCCAGAACTTATTGACGAAGTATACGCCACAGTAAATGATCGTATAAAATTGATCAAAACACTGACTATTGCAAAAAGTGCAATTCGTCATAATATGGCCAAGGATTTACCAAAAATGCATGTGCAAACTTGTATCATTTGGGGGAAAAATGACAAAGTTACACCTCCGGATGTAGCCGAAGAATTCCATAAATTATTACCCAATTCGACTTTATACTGGATTGACAAATGTGGTCACGCTGCCATGATGGAACAGCCAGAAGAATTTAATACTCATTTGGAAGACTGGCTTACGCATACCCATCTAGCAGAACACTAA
- the yihA gene encoding ribosome biogenesis GTP-binding protein YihA/YsxC, which translates to MKINTAEFVISNSDVSKCPQDFLPEYAFIGRSNVGKSSLINMLTNHKKLAKTSGRPGKTQLINHFLINNNWFLVDLPGYGYAKVSKKTKSVFQEFITDYFETREQLVCAFVLIDVRHEAQTIDIEFMSYMGESEIPFCIIFTKADKISRVKIDSHIAAYKKQMFANNWAEMPQYFVTSATESTGKEELLSYIDEVNQEVFKNNSEF; encoded by the coding sequence ATGAAAATTAATACTGCCGAATTCGTTATAAGCAACTCCGATGTGAGCAAATGTCCTCAGGATTTTTTGCCCGAATATGCTTTTATTGGTAGATCCAATGTTGGAAAGTCATCATTAATTAATATGTTGACTAATCACAAAAAATTAGCAAAAACATCAGGAAGACCAGGAAAGACTCAGCTTATCAATCACTTTTTAATCAACAACAATTGGTTTCTTGTCGATTTGCCAGGTTATGGTTATGCCAAAGTTTCTAAAAAAACAAAATCTGTATTTCAAGAATTCATTACTGATTACTTTGAAACAAGAGAACAGCTGGTTTGTGCTTTTGTTTTAATTGATGTCCGTCATGAAGCACAAACAATTGACATTGAATTTATGTCATATATGGGCGAAAGTGAAATTCCATTTTGCATTATTTTTACCAAAGCTGATAAAATTAGCAGAGTAAAAATCGATTCTCATATTGCAGCTTACAAAAAACAAATGTTTGCTAATAACTGGGCTGAAATGCCACAGTACTTTGTAACATCAGCAACAGAATCCACTGGAAAAGAAGAATTACTATCTTATATAGACGAAGTAAACCAAGAAGTCTTCAAAAACAATTCAGAGTTTTAA